From a single Brassica napus cultivar Da-Ae chromosome C9, Da-Ae, whole genome shotgun sequence genomic region:
- the LOC106449581 gene encoding oleosin-B3 isoform X3, with translation MRNEIQNETAQTDQTQGSMFSFFNLFPFLLPMFEVIKMVVASVASVVYLGFAGVTLSGSAVALAVSTPLFIIFSPILLPAIAATTVLAAGLGSKKVAAAPAASPSLSLLGIPESIKPSNVIPESIKPSNIIPESIKPSNIIPVSIKPSNIKDKIKDTIGKVKNKIKAKQEEKSKGKSEDSSKGKGKSKGEDTTTDEDKHGKGESKHGKGESKHGKGESTHGKGGKHGSEGSSMDEGKHGGKHGSGGSPMGGGKHGSGGKHESGGKHGSGGKHESGGSPMGGGKHGSGGKHESGGASMGGGKHGSGGRHEGGGSAMGGGKHGSGGKHGSEGKHGGEGSSMGKNSLSKNKKEFHYRGQAMDASSTSESSDGSSSDGSSSDGSSSDGSSHGSGGKHI, from the exons ATGAGAAACGAAATTCAAAACGAAACAGCTCAGACTGATCAGACACAGGGaagtatgttttcttttttcaatttgTTCCCTTTCCTCCTCCCAATGTTTGAGGTTATCAAGATGGTTGTTGCTTCCGTTGCGTCCGTAGTCTATTTAGGCTTCGCCGGTGTAACACTCAGTGGTTCAGCCGTGGCATTAGCCGTATCTACCCCTCTTTTCATCATATTCAGTCCGATTCTCTTACCTGCTATTGCAGCCACTACTGTCCTAGCCGCAGGGCTCGGCAGTAAAAAAGTTGCGGCGGCTCCGGCAGCTTCGCCATCCCTATCTCTGTTGGGCATACCAGAGAGTATTAAACCAAGTAATGTTATACCGGAGAGTATTAAACCAAGTAATATTATACCAGAGAGTATTAAACCAAGTAATATTATACCGGTGAGTATTAAACCAAGTAATATTAAGGACAAAATTAAGGATACGATAGGCAAAGTTAAGAATAAGATCAAAGCTAAACAGGAAGAAAAATCTAAAGGTAAAAGTGAAGATTCTTCCAAGGGTAAAGGTAAATCAAAGGGTGAAGATACGACTACGGATGAAGATAAACACGGAAAGGGCGAGAGTAAACACGGAAAGGGCGAGAGTAAACACGGAAAGGGTGAGAGTACACACGGAAAGGGAGGTAAACATGGAAGTGAAGGTTCGTCAATGGATGAAGGTAAACACGGAGGTAAGCATGGAAGCGGAGGTTCGCCTATGGGTGGAGGTAAACACGGAAGCGGAGGTAAACATGAAAGTGGAG GTAAACACGGAAGCGGAGGTAAACATGAAAGTGGAGGTTCGCCTATGGGTGGAGGTAAACACGGAAGCGGAGGTAAACATGAAAGTGGAGGTGCGTCTATGGGTGGAGGTAAACACGGAAGCGGAGGTAGACATGAAGGTGGAGGTTCGGCTATGGGTGGAGGTAAGCACGGAAGTGGAGGCAAACACGGAAGTGAAGGTAAACACGGGGGTGAGGGCTCTTCTATGGGTAAAAATAGTCTATCCAAGAATAAAAAAGAATTCCATTATAGAGGTCAAGCTATGGATGCAAGTAGTACAAGTGAAAGTTCAGATGGCAGCAGTTCAGATGGCAGCAGTTCAGATGGCAGCAGTTCAGATGGAAGTTCACATGGGAGTGGTGGTAAACACATATGA
- the LOC106449581 gene encoding oleosin-B3 isoform X2 — protein MRNEIQNETAQTDQTQGSMFSFFNLFPFLLPMFEVIKMVVASVASVVYLGFAGVTLSGSAVALAVSTPLFIIFSPILLPAIAATTVLAAGLGSKKVAAAPAASPSLSLLGIPESIKPSNVIPESIKPSNIIPESIKPSNIIPVSIKPSNIKDKIKDTIGKVKNKIKAKQEEKSKGKSEDSSKGKGKSKGEDTTTDEDKHGKGESKHGKGESKHGKGESTHGKGGKHGSEGSSMDEGKHGGKHGSGGSPMGGGKHGSGGKHESGGSPMGGGKHGSGGKHESGGSPMGGGKHGSGGKHESGGASMGGGKHGSGGRHEGGGSAMGGGKHGSGGKHGSEGKHGGEGSSMGKNSLSKNKKEFHYRGQAMDASSTSESSDGSSSDGSSSDGSSSDGSSHGSGGKHI, from the exons ATGAGAAACGAAATTCAAAACGAAACAGCTCAGACTGATCAGACACAGGGaagtatgttttcttttttcaatttgTTCCCTTTCCTCCTCCCAATGTTTGAGGTTATCAAGATGGTTGTTGCTTCCGTTGCGTCCGTAGTCTATTTAGGCTTCGCCGGTGTAACACTCAGTGGTTCAGCCGTGGCATTAGCCGTATCTACCCCTCTTTTCATCATATTCAGTCCGATTCTCTTACCTGCTATTGCAGCCACTACTGTCCTAGCCGCAGGGCTCGGCAGTAAAAAAGTTGCGGCGGCTCCGGCAGCTTCGCCATCCCTATCTCTGTTGGGCATACCAGAGAGTATTAAACCAAGTAATGTTATACCGGAGAGTATTAAACCAAGTAATATTATACCAGAGAGTATTAAACCAAGTAATATTATACCGGTGAGTATTAAACCAAGTAATATTAAGGACAAAATTAAGGATACGATAGGCAAAGTTAAGAATAAGATCAAAGCTAAACAGGAAGAAAAATCTAAAGGTAAAAGTGAAGATTCTTCCAAGGGTAAAGGTAAATCAAAGGGTGAAGATACGACTACGGATGAAGATAAACACGGAAAGGGCGAGAGTAAACACGGAAAGGGCGAGAGTAAACACGGAAAGGGTGAGAGTACACACGGAAAGGGAGGTAAACATGGAAGTGAAGGTTCGTCAATGGATGAAGGTAAACACGGAGGTAAGCATGGAAGCGGAGGTTCGCCTATGGGTGGAGGTAAACACGGAAGCGGAGGTAAACATGAAAGTGGAGGTTCGCCTATGGGTGGAG GTAAACACGGAAGCGGAGGTAAACATGAAAGTGGAGGTTCGCCTATGGGTGGAGGTAAACACGGAAGCGGAGGTAAACATGAAAGTGGAGGTGCGTCTATGGGTGGAGGTAAACACGGAAGCGGAGGTAGACATGAAGGTGGAGGTTCGGCTATGGGTGGAGGTAAGCACGGAAGTGGAGGCAAACACGGAAGTGAAGGTAAACACGGGGGTGAGGGCTCTTCTATGGGTAAAAATAGTCTATCCAAGAATAAAAAAGAATTCCATTATAGAGGTCAAGCTATGGATGCAAGTAGTACAAGTGAAAGTTCAGATGGCAGCAGTTCAGATGGCAGCAGTTCAGATGGCAGCAGTTCAGATGGAAGTTCACATGGGAGTGGTGGTAAACACATATGA
- the LOC106448287 gene encoding oleosin-B2-like translates to MSEELVQHESHSQASIFSRFFRMFSFIFPLLNVIKLIIASVTSLVCLAFSCVTLGGSAVALIVSTPLFIIFSPILVPATIATTLLASGLMAGTTLGLTGIGLITGLVRTAGGVTLAESPIRRIIINRIKARLGGGGGSRLAMLKKILGLIKKLRGMSSGGAAPAAEAAPAAAPADGAAPAAAPAPT, encoded by the exons ATGAGCGAAGAACTCGTTCAACACGAATCTCATTCTCAGGCATCGATATTTAGCCGTTTTTTCAGAATGTTCTCTTTTATCTTCCCATTGCTGAACGTTATAAAGCTTATTATAGCTTCCGTGACCTCCTTAGTCTGCTTAGCGTTTTCTTGTGTGACACTCGGTGGTTCAGCCGTGGCATTAATCGTATCCACACCACTTTTCATCATATTTAGTCCAATTCTCGTACCTGCCACTATTGCCACTACCCTCCTAGCCAGTGGGCTCATGGCGGGTACCACCCTCGGACTGACCGGCATAGGTCTCATCACGGGGCTCGTTAG GACGGCAGGAGGAGTTACATTGGCCGAATCACCGATAAGAAgaattataataaatagaattaaAGCAAGACTTGGGGGTGGCGGCGGTTCACGTCTGGCAATGCTCAAAAAAATTCTGGGACTCATTAAAAAGTTGCGTGGTATGTCTTCAGGTGGAGCAGCACCTGCGGCTGAAGCAGCACCAGCAGCTGCGCCCGCGGATGGAGCTGCACCCGCAGCTGCACCTGCACCGACCTAA
- the LOC106449581 gene encoding oleosin-B3, producing the protein MRNEIQNETAQTDQTQGSMFSFFNLFPFLLPMFEVIKMVVASVASVVYLGFAGVTLSGSAVALAVSTPLFIIFSPILLPAIAATTVLAAGLGSKKVAAAPAASPSLSLLGIPESIKPSNVIPESIKPSNIIPESIKPSNIIPVSIKPSNIKDKIKDTIGKVKNKIKAKQEEKSKGKSEDSSKGKGKSKGEDTTTDEDKHGKGESKHGKGESKHGKGESTHGKGGKHGSEGSSMDEGKHGGKHGSGGSPMGGGKHGSGGKHESGGSPMGGGKHGSGGKHESGGASMGGGKHESVGKHGSGGKHESGGSPMGGGKHGSGGKHESGGASMGGGKHGSGGRHEGGGSAMGGGKHGSGGKHGSEGKHGGEGSSMGKNSLSKNKKEFHYRGQAMDASSTSESSDGSSSDGSSSDGSSSDGSSHGSGGKHI; encoded by the coding sequence ATGAGAAACGAAATTCAAAACGAAACAGCTCAGACTGATCAGACACAGGGaagtatgttttcttttttcaatttgTTCCCTTTCCTCCTCCCAATGTTTGAGGTTATCAAGATGGTTGTTGCTTCCGTTGCGTCCGTAGTCTATTTAGGCTTCGCCGGTGTAACACTCAGTGGTTCAGCCGTGGCATTAGCCGTATCTACCCCTCTTTTCATCATATTCAGTCCGATTCTCTTACCTGCTATTGCAGCCACTACTGTCCTAGCCGCAGGGCTCGGCAGTAAAAAAGTTGCGGCGGCTCCGGCAGCTTCGCCATCCCTATCTCTGTTGGGCATACCAGAGAGTATTAAACCAAGTAATGTTATACCGGAGAGTATTAAACCAAGTAATATTATACCAGAGAGTATTAAACCAAGTAATATTATACCGGTGAGTATTAAACCAAGTAATATTAAGGACAAAATTAAGGATACGATAGGCAAAGTTAAGAATAAGATCAAAGCTAAACAGGAAGAAAAATCTAAAGGTAAAAGTGAAGATTCTTCCAAGGGTAAAGGTAAATCAAAGGGTGAAGATACGACTACGGATGAAGATAAACACGGAAAGGGCGAGAGTAAACACGGAAAGGGCGAGAGTAAACACGGAAAGGGTGAGAGTACACACGGAAAGGGAGGTAAACATGGAAGTGAAGGTTCGTCAATGGATGAAGGTAAACACGGAGGTAAGCATGGAAGCGGAGGTTCGCCTATGGGTGGAGGTAAACACGGAAGCGGAGGTAAACATGAAAGTGGAGGTTCGCCTATGGGTGGAGGTAAACACGGAAGCGGAGGTAAACATGAAAGTGGAGGTGCGTCTATGGGTGGAGGTAAACATGAAAGTGTAGGTAAACACGGAAGCGGAGGTAAACATGAAAGTGGAGGTTCGCCTATGGGTGGAGGTAAACACGGAAGCGGAGGTAAACATGAAAGTGGAGGTGCGTCTATGGGTGGAGGTAAACACGGAAGCGGAGGTAGACATGAAGGTGGAGGTTCGGCTATGGGTGGAGGTAAGCACGGAAGTGGAGGCAAACACGGAAGTGAAGGTAAACACGGGGGTGAGGGCTCTTCTATGGGTAAAAATAGTCTATCCAAGAATAAAAAAGAATTCCATTATAGAGGTCAAGCTATGGATGCAAGTAGTACAAGTGAAAGTTCAGATGGCAGCAGTTCAGATGGCAGCAGTTCAGATGGCAGCAGTTCAGATGGAAGTTCACATGGGAGTGGTGGTAAACACATATGA
- the LOC106449581 gene encoding oleosin-B3 isoform X4 yields MRNEIQNETAQTDQTQGSMFSFFNLFPFLLPMFEVIKMVVASVASVVYLGFAGVTLSGSAVALAVSTPLFIIFSPILLPAIAATTVLAAGLGSKKVAAAPAASPSLSLLGIPESIKPSNVIPESIKPSNIIPESIKPSNIIPVSIKPSNIKDKIKDTIGKVKNKIKAKQEEKSKGKSEDSSKGKGKSKGEDTTTDEDKHGKGESKHGKGESKHGKGESTHGKGGKHGSEGSSMDEGKHGGKHGSGGSPMGGGKHGSGGKHESGGSPMGGGKHGSGGKHESGGASMGGGKHGSGGRHEGGGSAMGGGKHGSGGKHGSEGKHGGEGSSMGKNSLSKNKKEFHYRGQAMDASSTSESSDGSSSDGSSSDGSSSDGSSHGSGGKHI; encoded by the exons ATGAGAAACGAAATTCAAAACGAAACAGCTCAGACTGATCAGACACAGGGaagtatgttttcttttttcaatttgTTCCCTTTCCTCCTCCCAATGTTTGAGGTTATCAAGATGGTTGTTGCTTCCGTTGCGTCCGTAGTCTATTTAGGCTTCGCCGGTGTAACACTCAGTGGTTCAGCCGTGGCATTAGCCGTATCTACCCCTCTTTTCATCATATTCAGTCCGATTCTCTTACCTGCTATTGCAGCCACTACTGTCCTAGCCGCAGGGCTCGGCAGTAAAAAAGTTGCGGCGGCTCCGGCAGCTTCGCCATCCCTATCTCTGTTGGGCATACCAGAGAGTATTAAACCAAGTAATGTTATACCGGAGAGTATTAAACCAAGTAATATTATACCAGAGAGTATTAAACCAAGTAATATTATACCGGTGAGTATTAAACCAAGTAATATTAAGGACAAAATTAAGGATACGATAGGCAAAGTTAAGAATAAGATCAAAGCTAAACAGGAAGAAAAATCTAAAGGTAAAAGTGAAGATTCTTCCAAGGGTAAAGGTAAATCAAAGGGTGAAGATACGACTACGGATGAAGATAAACACGGAAAGGGCGAGAGTAAACACGGAAAGGGCGAGAGTAAACACGGAAAGGGTGAGAGTACACACGGAAAGGGAGGTAAACATGGAAGTGAAGGTTCGTCAATGGATGAAGGTAAACACGGAGGTAAGCATGGAAGCGGAGGTTCGCCTATGGGTGGAG GTAAACACGGAAGCGGAGGTAAACATGAAAGTGGAGGTTCGCCTATGGGTGGAGGTAAACACGGAAGCGGAGGTAAACATGAAAGTGGAGGTGCGTCTATGGGTGGAGGTAAACACGGAAGCGGAGGTAGACATGAAGGTGGAGGTTCGGCTATGGGTGGAGGTAAGCACGGAAGTGGAGGCAAACACGGAAGTGAAGGTAAACACGGGGGTGAGGGCTCTTCTATGGGTAAAAATAGTCTATCCAAGAATAAAAAAGAATTCCATTATAGAGGTCAAGCTATGGATGCAAGTAGTACAAGTGAAAGTTCAGATGGCAGCAGTTCAGATGGCAGCAGTTCAGATGGCAGCAGTTCAGATGGAAGTTCACATGGGAGTGGTGGTAAACACATATGA
- the LOC106449581 gene encoding oleosin-B3 isoform X1, whose protein sequence is MRNEIQNETAQTDQTQGSMFSFFNLFPFLLPMFEVIKMVVASVASVVYLGFAGVTLSGSAVALAVSTPLFIIFSPILLPAIAATTVLAAGLGSKKVAAAPAASPSLSLLGIPESIKPSNVIPESIKPSNIIPESIKPSNIIPVSIKPSNIKDKIKDTIGKVKNKIKAKQEEKSKGKSEDSSKGKGKSKGEDTTTDEDKHGKGESKHGKGESKHGKGESTHGKGGKHGSEGSSMDEGKHGGKHGSGGSPMGGGKHGSGGKHESGGASMGGGKHESVGKHGSGGKHESGGSPMGGGKHGSGGKHESGGASMGGGKHGSGGRHEGGGSAMGGGKHGSGGKHGSEGKHGGEGSSMGKNSLSKNKKEFHYRGQAMDASSTSESSDGSSSDGSSSDGSSSDGSSHGSGGKHI, encoded by the exons ATGAGAAACGAAATTCAAAACGAAACAGCTCAGACTGATCAGACACAGGGaagtatgttttcttttttcaatttgTTCCCTTTCCTCCTCCCAATGTTTGAGGTTATCAAGATGGTTGTTGCTTCCGTTGCGTCCGTAGTCTATTTAGGCTTCGCCGGTGTAACACTCAGTGGTTCAGCCGTGGCATTAGCCGTATCTACCCCTCTTTTCATCATATTCAGTCCGATTCTCTTACCTGCTATTGCAGCCACTACTGTCCTAGCCGCAGGGCTCGGCAGTAAAAAAGTTGCGGCGGCTCCGGCAGCTTCGCCATCCCTATCTCTGTTGGGCATACCAGAGAGTATTAAACCAAGTAATGTTATACCGGAGAGTATTAAACCAAGTAATATTATACCAGAGAGTATTAAACCAAGTAATATTATACCGGTGAGTATTAAACCAAGTAATATTAAGGACAAAATTAAGGATACGATAGGCAAAGTTAAGAATAAGATCAAAGCTAAACAGGAAGAAAAATCTAAAGGTAAAAGTGAAGATTCTTCCAAGGGTAAAGGTAAATCAAAGGGTGAAGATACGACTACGGATGAAGATAAACACGGAAAGGGCGAGAGTAAACACGGAAAGGGCGAGAGTAAACACGGAAAGGGTGAGAGTACACACGGAAAGGGAGGTAAACATGGAAGTGAAGGTTCGTCAATGGATGAAGGTAAACACGGAGGTAAGCATGGAAGCGGAGGTTCGCCTATGGGTGGAGGTAAACACGGAAGCGGAGGTAAACATGAAAGTGGAG GTGCGTCTATGGGTGGAGGTAAACATGAAAGTGTAGGTAAACACGGAAGCGGAGGTAAACATGAAAGTGGAGGTTCGCCTATGGGTGGAGGTAAACACGGAAGCGGAGGTAAACATGAAAGTGGAGGTGCGTCTATGGGTGGAGGTAAACACGGAAGCGGAGGTAGACATGAAGGTGGAGGTTCGGCTATGGGTGGAGGTAAGCACGGAAGTGGAGGCAAACACGGAAGTGAAGGTAAACACGGGGGTGAGGGCTCTTCTATGGGTAAAAATAGTCTATCCAAGAATAAAAAAGAATTCCATTATAGAGGTCAAGCTATGGATGCAAGTAGTACAAGTGAAAGTTCAGATGGCAGCAGTTCAGATGGCAGCAGTTCAGATGGCAGCAGTTCAGATGGAAGTTCACATGGGAGTGGTGGTAAACACATATGA
- the LOC106449579 gene encoding serine-rich 25 kDa antigen protein-like, with protein sequence MLSSLIQIFQVFQVTSAVVVTAVLFALAGITLAGSVVGLIVATPLFVIFSPVLVPATIASTLLATNLSAGALFGVTAAALIVWLLKHRMGVHPKNNPPPAGAPPTEAAKPTDKPAEGATDKPKDNPTGGAADNPGGKSDGGETDKPESKPAGGPVNKPKDKPAGGPTDKPGSKPADKPAGGPTDKPENKPAEEASNKPKDKPAGEPTDKPESKPSREASNKRKDKPAGGPTDKRESKPAGEASNKPKDKPAGGPTTKPESKPAGEVSNKPKDKPVGGPTDKPGNKPAGGPADKPKDNPAGGPTDKPADKPTGGTENKPAEEAANKPIGKPKNKPAGENKPPAWYS encoded by the exons ATGCTCTCTTCTCTCATCCAAATTTTTCAGGTTTTCCAAGTTACTAGTGCTGTCGTTGTAACAGCAGTCTTGTTCGCTTTGGCGGGCATAACCCTAGCCGGCTCAGTCGTGGGATTAATCGTAGCCACACCTCTTTTCGTAATATTCAGTCCGGTTCTCGTACCAGCAACTATAGCTTCCACTCTCTTAGCCACCAATCTCTCGGCCGGTGCATTATTTGGAGTGACGGCGGCTGCTCTTATAGTCTGGCTCCTTAA GCATAGAATGGGAGTACACCCGAAGAATAATCCACCTCCAGCAGGAGCTCCACCCACAGAAGCAGCTAAACCGACAGATAAACCAGCTGAAGGAGCAACAGATAAACCAAAAGATAATCCGACTGGAGGAGCAGCCGATAACCCAGGAGGTAAATCGGATGGAGGAGAAACAGATAAGCCAGAAAGTAAACCAGCTGGAGGACCAGTAAATAAACCAAAAGATAAACCCGCTGGAGGACCGACGGATAAGCCAGGAAGTAAGCCAGCAGATAAACCCGCTGGAGGACCAACAGATAAGCCAGAAAATAAACCGGCTGAAGAGGCATCAAATAAACCAAAAGATAAACCCGCTGGTGAACCAACAGATAAGCCAGAAAGTAAACCATCTAGAGAGGCATCAAATAAACGAAAAGATAAACCCGCTGGAGGACCAACAGATAAGCGAGAAAGTAAACCGGCTGGAGAGGCATCAAATAAACCAAAAGATAAACCTGCTGGTGGACCAACAACTAAGCCAGAAAGTAAACCAGCTGGAGAGGTATCAAATAAACCAAAAGATAAACCCGTTGGTGGACCAACAGATAAGCCAGGAAATAAACCAGCTGGAGGACCAGCAGATAAACCAAAAGATAACCCTGCTGGAGGACCAACAGATAAACCAGCAGATAAACCGACCGGAGGGACTGAAAATAAACCGGCTGAAGAGGCAGCAAACAAACCGATtggaaaaccaaaaaataaaccGGCCGGAGAGAATAAACCACCGGCATGGTATAGCTGA